Proteins encoded together in one Hevea brasiliensis isolate MT/VB/25A 57/8 chromosome 16, ASM3005281v1, whole genome shotgun sequence window:
- the LOC110663508 gene encoding glutamyl-tRNA(Gln) amidotransferase subunit A, chloroplastic/mitochondrial-like, with the protein MKSQVYKVQAIYNTIYHFRPHRPIPTILPNPQNPSLPSLPPPNLFQLADSYLTRLRLTEPQLNSFLLISDNVLKQAQEIDDKIDRDEDVGPLAGVLVGVKDNICTSDMPSTGGSRILENYRAPHDATAVRRMKEKGAIVVGKTNSDESGMGSTIERSSFQVTSNPRDTSRVPGGSSGGSAAAVSARHCVVSLGSDTGGNLRQPASFGGVVGLKPTFGRVSRFGLMAYASSLAVVGCFSTSVADTGIILHAISGHDRYDATSSRREVPDFTPLFTSGNLVESRPLKGLRVGLIRETLDEGVDNGVKSAISGAASHLEGLGCTVTEVSLPSFSLGLPAYNILASSESSSHLSRYDGVRYGKQAVADELNVLYGNFRAKGFGPEALSPCLNELLK; encoded by the exons atgaaaagtcaag TATATAAggtacaagctatttataacaccaTCTACCACTTCCGCCCTCACAGACCAATCCCAACAATCCTCCCAAATCCTCAGAATCCATCACTCCCTTCTCTCCCGCCGCCTAACCTCTTCCAACTCGCTGATTCCTACTTAACCCGCCTTAGGCTCACCGAGCCCCAACTCAACTCGTTCCTCCTTATATCGGATAACGTGTTAAAACAAGCCCAAGAGATCGACGACAAGATTGACAGGGATGAGGATGTGGGTCCGCTTGCTGGGGTGCTTGTTGGGGTCAAGGATAATATATGTACGTCCGATATGCCGTCTACTGGTGGGTCTCGCATTTTGGAGAATTATCGGGCGCCGCATGATGCCACGGCTGTCAGGAGAATGAAGGAGAAGGGTGCCATTGTGGTGGGAAAGACTAATTCGGATGAGTCTGGTATGGGAAGTACCATTGAACGTTCCTCTTTTCAG GTGACTTCAAACCCTAGGGATACGTCTCGGGTGCCTGGTGGATCATCAGGAGGATCTGCTGCGGCTGTTTCTGCCAGGCACTGTGTAGTATCATTGGGAAGTGATACTGGTGGAAATCTAAGACAGCCAGCATCATTTGGTGGTGTTGTTGGATTGAAGCCAACCTTTGGGCGTGTCTCAAGATTTGGACTTATGGCATATGCTTCATCACTGGCTGTTGTTGGATGCTTTTCTACATCAGTTGCTGATACTGGCATTATTCTTCATGCAATTAGTGGTCATGATAGATATGATGCCACTAGCAGTAGGAG AGAGGTTCCTGATTTCACCCCTCTGTTTACTTCTGGTAATCTTGTGGAATCTAGACCATTGAAGGGATTGAGGGTTGGTCTTATCCGTGAAACTCTTGATGAGGGTGTTGATAATGGAGTAAAATCTGCAATCAGTGGTGCTGCATCGCACCTGGAAGGATTAGGATGCACTGTGACAGAG gtATCATTGCCATCTTTCTCCCTTGGTTTACCAGCTTACAATATTCTTGCTTCTTCAGAATCATCTTCTCACTTATCACGTTATGATGGTGTCAG